From the bacterium genome, one window contains:
- a CDS encoding efflux RND transporter periplasmic adaptor subunit — translation MKNTIRLTTTAITLTALVLATSSCGKKAAAPFTPPPVMVMMTPAIQVDTPIIIATYGNTQDKESVDIIPQVSGQLISVLFEEGAVVTNGQPLFQIDPRDYQTRVQQAEGMIAADKASLELARTTVARNQPLQEKQLISRELFDAISNKVTSLEAQLTIDQAALEQARLNLSRCTLVSPIDGLCSKRYVDAGNLVAAGASRLTNVRNNSPLRLECTISEQYLPQIRKALAAGPIAVELTPRGDTNSYQGTLSFMDNAVDPLTGTILLRGEVPNPNRTLWAKQFVDIRIIATVIPNAILVPESAVQFGKNGPYLYVANSNSVSELRPVKTGVRHNNLLQISEGVQAGESIITAGLMMMRPGATVMDASKLPAAATPPAKTEKK, via the coding sequence ATGAAGAACACCATCCGTTTGACCACCACTGCCATCACTCTCACCGCCCTCGTGCTTGCCACCAGCTCCTGCGGCAAAAAGGCGGCCGCCCCGTTTACTCCGCCACCGGTCATGGTCATGATGACCCCGGCGATCCAAGTGGATACCCCCATTATCATCGCCACCTACGGAAATACCCAGGACAAGGAGAGCGTGGATATCATTCCTCAAGTCTCAGGACAACTCATCAGCGTGTTGTTTGAGGAAGGTGCCGTTGTCACCAATGGTCAACCGCTCTTCCAGATTGATCCGAGGGACTATCAGACGCGAGTGCAACAGGCTGAAGGCATGATCGCCGCCGATAAGGCATCGCTGGAACTTGCTCGAACCACTGTCGCACGTAACCAGCCACTTCAGGAAAAACAACTGATCTCACGGGAACTGTTTGACGCCATCAGCAACAAGGTCACCTCCCTGGAGGCACAGCTCACCATCGATCAGGCGGCGCTTGAACAAGCCCGGCTTAACCTCTCTCGCTGTACCCTCGTTTCCCCGATCGACGGCCTTTGCTCCAAGCGTTACGTGGATGCCGGGAATCTGGTGGCGGCGGGAGCTTCACGCCTGACCAACGTCCGGAACAACAGCCCGCTTCGTCTGGAATGCACCATTTCCGAGCAATATCTCCCCCAGATCCGAAAAGCTTTGGCGGCAGGCCCCATCGCCGTCGAACTCACTCCCCGTGGCGACACCAACAGTTACCAGGGCACCCTCTCGTTCATGGATAATGCCGTGGATCCCCTGACCGGCACCATCCTGCTCCGGGGTGAGGTACCGAACCCGAATAGAACGCTGTGGGCCAAACAGTTTGTCGACATCCGCATCATCGCAACCGTCATCCCGAATGCCATCCTGGTCCCGGAAAGCGCCGTTCAGTTTGGCAAAAATGGCCCCTACCTCTATGTCGCCAATTCGAACAGTGTTTCCGAACTACGCCCGGTAAAGACCGGTGTGCGGCACAACAACCTGCTTCAGATTTCTGAAGGCGTCCAGGCGGGCGAATCCATCATCACGGCAGGACTCATGATGATGCGGCCCGGCGCCACCGTCATGGATGCCTCTAAATTACCGGCGGCAGCGACACCGCCTGCGAAAACAGAAAAGAAATAA